The Anastrepha ludens isolate Willacy chromosome 2, idAnaLude1.1, whole genome shotgun sequence genome contains a region encoding:
- the LOC128854898 gene encoding metallothionein-4-like produces MGCPACCKDCKCAADKCGDGCPCDQQCKCKCKTGGKDDCCKK; encoded by the exons ATGGGTTGTCCAGCGTGTTGTAAAG ACTGCAAATGTGCTGCAGACAAGTGCGGTGATGGCTGCCCCTGCGACCAGCAATGCAAATGCAAGTGCAAGACCGGCGGCAAAGATGACTGTTGCAAGAAGTAA